The Chitinivorax sp. B region TGCATTGTTTGCGCGTCCCCACCATTGCCCGGGTCCAGGGTGCGGCTTTTGGCGGCGGCGTGGGCCTGGTGGCCTGCTGCGACATGGTCGTCGCCAGTGATAGCGCCAGCTTCTGCCTGTCCGAAGTCAAACTGGGGTTGATCCCGGCCGTGATCAGCCCTTATGTAATCGGAAAATTGAGCGCCAGCCAGGCCCGTCGTTATTTTTTGACAGCTGAACGCTTTGATGCAGTCACCGCGCAGCGCCTGGGTTTGGTACATGAAGTGGTTGCCGCTGACCAGTTGGATGATCAGGTCAACAACTGGATCAAACTATTGCTGGCAAATGGACCACACGCCATTGCAGCCGCCAAGAGCCTGATTGAACGGGTCAGCCACGCGCCGATCGATGAAACGTTGATTCACGATACCGCTCAGCGTATCGCCAATATCCGTGCCAGTCAGGAAGGCAAGGAAGGGTTGAGCGCTTTTTTGGAGAAACGCCCTCCCGCTTGGGTAAAACAATAGCATTCGATGTTGGAGCAAGTGCCAAAGGCACTTGCTCCAACTTAATCTGCATACTGGCCCGCCCATTCACAGGCACCACCTGAACACGCTCGAAGTGCACCCCATACAACAGCGTATCGGGCATTTGATACGACGCCCCGATAGCCAACAACACCAGACAGGCCCGCAGCCTGCTCAGAGGATGGAAAGTAAGACATGTTCGACAAGATTCTGATCGCCAACCGCGGTGAAATCGCCTGCCGCGTGATCCATACTGCCAAAAAACTCGGCATTCGCACGGTAGCCGTCTATTCTGAAGCCGATGCACAAGCCCGCCATGTCAAACTGGCCGATGAAGCTTGGCTGCTGGGCCCGGCCGCCCCCAAAGCCTCCTACCTACTCGGTGACAAGCTGATCGAGATCGCCAAGGCCACGGGTGCGCAAGCCATTCATCCAGGCTACGGCTTTTTGTCCGAAAACGAGGAATTTGCCGCCGCCTGTGAAGCCGCTGGTGTGGTGTTCATTGGTCCGCCAGCCAGCAGTATTGCTGCCATGGGCTCCAAATCCGCTGCCAAGCAATTAATGGAACGTGCCTTGGTGCCGTTGGTGCCCGGCTATCACGGTGACGATCAAGACCCGGCACTGCTAGCACGTGAAACAGAGCGGATCGGCTTCCCGGTGCTGATCAAGGCCAGTGCCGGCGGCGGCGGCAAAGGCATGAAAATTGTCGAGCGAGCAGAAGACTTTGCCGCACAGCTGGCATCCGCCCAGCGCGAAGCGCTGGCCTCGTTCGGCGACGATAAGGTATTGGTTGAAAAATACCTGACCAAACCACGCCACGTGGAAATCCAGGTGTTTGCCGATCAGCACGAAAACTGTGTGTACCTGTTCGAACGCGATTGCTCGGTACAACGCCGTCACCAGAAAGTGCTGGAAGAAGCCCCTGCCCCAGGTATGAGTGAAGAACGCCGCCGCCAGATGGGTGAAGCCGCCTGCAATGCAGCACGTGCCATCGGTTATGTTGGCGCAGGTACGGTGGAATTCATTCTGGATACGTTGACTGGCGAGTTCTATTTCATGGAAATGAACACCCGCCTGCAAGTCGAACACCCGGTTACCGAAATGATCACCGGCCAGGATCTGGTGGAATGGCAATTACGTGTGGCCGATGGCGAACGCCTGCCATTGCTACAGGAAGAATTACACATACATGGTCATGCGCTGGAAGCCCGCATCTATGCCGAAGACCCCGCGAAGGACTTCCTCCCGGCGATTGGTCATTTGCATGTGTTGCGGACACCACAGGTCAGCCAGACTATCCGTATCGACAGTGGTGTAGTCGAAGGCGATGAAATAAGCCCTTATTATGACCCGATGATTGCCAAGCTGATTGTGTGGGGAGAAGACCGCCCAGCCGCATTGCGGCGTATGCGTCAAGCCTTATCCGAGTACCGCATTGTCGGCTTGACCACCAATGTGGACTTTCTCGCCACCACTGTCGCCCACCCGGCTTTTGCCACTGGCAATGTCGACACCGGCCTGATCGCACGCCATCGTGCGGAGTTGATCCCGGCCGAGCAAGCAGTCAGCCACGATT contains the following coding sequences:
- a CDS encoding enoyl-CoA hydratase/isomerase family protein; the encoded protein is MTDAVLVSIDDRGVAELRLNRAELHNAFDDSLIRELTHQLQTLQSNPVVRVLVLSAEGKSFSAGADLNWMKRMANYSEAQNLADAMDLAGLMHTLHCLRVPTIARVQGAAFGGGVGLVACCDMVVASDSASFCLSEVKLGLIPAVISPYVIGKLSASQARRYFLTAERFDAVTAQRLGLVHEVVAADQLDDQVNNWIKLLLANGPHAIAAAKSLIERVSHAPIDETLIHDTAQRIANIRASQEGKEGLSAFLEKRPPAWVKQ
- a CDS encoding acetyl/propionyl/methylcrotonyl-CoA carboxylase subunit alpha, producing the protein MFDKILIANRGEIACRVIHTAKKLGIRTVAVYSEADAQARHVKLADEAWLLGPAAPKASYLLGDKLIEIAKATGAQAIHPGYGFLSENEEFAAACEAAGVVFIGPPASSIAAMGSKSAAKQLMERALVPLVPGYHGDDQDPALLARETERIGFPVLIKASAGGGGKGMKIVERAEDFAAQLASAQREALASFGDDKVLVEKYLTKPRHVEIQVFADQHENCVYLFERDCSVQRRHQKVLEEAPAPGMSEERRRQMGEAACNAARAIGYVGAGTVEFILDTLTGEFYFMEMNTRLQVEHPVTEMITGQDLVEWQLRVADGERLPLLQEELHIHGHALEARIYAEDPAKDFLPAIGHLHVLRTPQVSQTIRIDSGVVEGDEISPYYDPMIAKLIVWGEDRPAALRRMRQALSEYRIVGLTTNVDFLATTVAHPAFATGNVDTGLIARHRAELIPAEQAVSHDLLAIASLAELAEITRLAALRRAQSNDPTSPWNDAAGWRLNEATHTELHFRDTSGDRIALAHYRCDGFIIEIEGESIACKLLQESHGQLRFDLNGRQLTADVIRHENELHLFVFGRHHVLQRFDPVLDGLDEQDDTGSLRAPMPGTVVAVLVTAGQTVEKGQPLIVLEAMKMEHTIAAPAAGLVTELLYQVGERVNEGTELILLNTET